In one window of Desulfovibrio sp. DNA:
- a CDS encoding polysaccharide deacetylase family protein — protein sequence MRNALTVDVEDYFQVTAFEGVVDRKDWAVYPSRVENNTRRVMALLDEHGIKATFFVLGWVAERFPLMVREMADNGHEVACH from the coding sequence TCGAAGACTACTTCCAAGTCACCGCCTTTGAAGGCGTCGTGGACCGCAAGGACTGGGCCGTGTACCCGTCGCGGGTGGAGAACAACACCCGTCGGGTCATGGCGCTTCTGGACGAGCATGGCATCAAGGCCACCTTTTTCGTGCTCGGCTGGGTGGCGGAGCGGTTTCCGCTCATGGTGCGCGAGATGGCCGACAACGGCCATGAAGTGGCCTGTCACG